TGAtaaagagggggagaaaaggagaggaaatttaGTGTTTTATGATAAACAGGACAATGGGCTGCTTTCAATCACATTTGATGGAAAGAGGCCATATAATTAACAGACAACGAGTGTTTCTTTTCAGGAGACAACTCTGAGCTGTGAATCCCAAGCAGAAAGGGAAGTTAATCCCCAAACTGTGGCGAACTGTCAGAACATCTACTGTCTATAGACAGTATACAGACAGGCTTGCATTCACGCCTCAGCTTCTCAGTCATGCAGGCTGCCTACAGCTTGGTGTGCATCTGCGTCTGCCCTTCTTCTCAGGCCACTTGGGCTATTTGCATCGCAAACTCAGAGGTACCAAAGACAGTACAGATACAGACAGTATTTTCTACTGGGCAGCTTGAACCAGTTCATACCAAGCACACTGCTGCTTGATTTGAGTCCTGTCTTAGGCACTTTGAAGTACCACAGCTTAGCACCACTTACCTCGATCATTGCCAAAATTCGAGACTCGGCTAATCCTTGTAGTaaagcaaaaagcagagaaatctcaCTTATTCCAAGGCTCCTGTTTGGTCCAACAGCTATTACTGTCAAGTTAGGTTGATAACTATATGCTACAGGAAGGATGAATCCAAGTACAGCAGAAAAGAAGTCGTTTCCTTCAGCATCCTTTAACAACAGCGAGAAACTGTTTAGCACAAATGTAAAGCCCCAAATTCCcagatacaaaataaaacagcaaggTGAATCTCAAAAAGCTTTTGATTGACCTAGGAAACAGAATACTGATCTGTTTTCACAGCAATTTTTATATTCAACAGGCAGAATATTCATCTTTTCCTTAGTGTCTTCACACTGTAACTCTGTCTTCTTGAAGATGAACTACAGTAGCTACTGAAGGTTTCCTCAACCCTACGCATTCTAATACGCTCTAAAGAACTGTGAAGGAGTACTACTCTGCAAgggtaagaaaaggaaatattctcAAAGGTCCGAATTGCAGTGAGGGGTGCAATTCTCGGTGTCATTTTATGAATTTGTAAATATATTCTACTATTTCTGTTAAAACGCTTTTCTCTTATGTTGTTTCCAGAAAGTGAATCTTACCTCTTTCCAGTTTAGAGAAATATAGTGTTTGGAGCTGCTCTTTCCAGACTGTTCTTTCTCACAAATATGTATCACgagtatttttctgtaaataaaaaatgcatcTGAGTATTTAACAAACAACTTCCAATGagataaaaagatattttctttcatcaTTCTTTAAATACTAATTCATAatacagcagcaaataaatatttgcattactACATGCCAGAATGTAAACaccaattaaaaatgaaatcctttttaaggtatttttaaaaagagtgggCAAATGGGCAaattacttttaagaaaaaagggaagtAGCACAAAAAGTTACAGATAAGTAAAGATGACTTTCAATAAGGAACTCAGCATGAGCAGTATGTGTCCCCTGCAGTTACAGGGGGGTACACCCTACATAATTAATAGTTGTCTTCTTTATTACTTTCTATTTGCAATAGCAATCTAAATTTCAAttaatatacaaggattatactttAAGTCTACAACTAAACTCACAGAGTGGCACTTAGAGATTAACAGTTTGTCTTTAGAGATATATTTGGggatgttttgtattttgtttcaagcTAAACATAATGAACATCAGCTCTTGACTGACTCCTTAGTGCAGATTTCATCATACGTATGGACACTTAGTAACGTTTATAAAGCCTTTGGGATTTGACTCCCTGAAGTGAAACCTCACCCATCTTCTGTGTTTGGTATGATTTGCATGTCTCCAACAAATATACAAAGCactctgcagaaaacaaagaaaaatatacatacacttacatctagaattatttttttttcaattagtgCAATTTGTTTAAAGAGTTTGCATGTAGATTAGATGCATAAGAATATAGTTTCTGAATCTGGTCCATTAGAAgtataaagaaaacacatttataaCAGCTCAAGGGAATTCCTTTTCTCCCACCAaatactggggagaaaaaaacaccaccaagaaAATGTCCTCAGGCCAAAAACAATCGAACTCTGACAAAGAAAATGTAGGCTAGCACAGCAGTCATccttaaaaatgttttgcctttggtAAGGCAAAAGGTTTTTGCTGGCGTATACAATATTGTCTGTACTACATATTGAAAATGGTACGCATGTGGAGAtgctatttgctttaaaattaaggTTTCAAAGGCAATTTGCCGTATTTCACAGACTTTTATCTTATTTCTACATTTTGTCAAAGGGCCCCAAATGCAAAAGATACAAATTCACCTTTGGAATCCCAAACGAACAGAATGTCTTAGTGCAACAGCAACAGAAGATGCGGGTGATTCTACAATTCCATTGCATAcctacaaaatatattttttcattcagaaataatGCTGCACAAAATTGTATAATTTCTTATTTGTAGCAactgtatttttacttgtttATATGTATCAAACAAAGCTACAGCTGTATGAAAGGGATCTTAATGATCTATCGTAATAGGGttaagaaaatgttattaattcAGTTTCTACAGAAAGGCTGTATTTGATTATTATGCCAAGAGCTGTTCTATTACTTCGAAAGGATAGTGCAATGCTGAAAGGCAACTGTAAAAATAGCTTTTGCAGGGGAAGGTCATCTTTACTGGTTCTCTCAATAGTCTGCAGATCGGATACACTCAGTGTGCCAGTAGGTTCTGCGCCTGAAAAATACACCCTATGAAAAGGAGGTTGTCCCTGAATTCTAATTCTGACTCTTCTTTAACCCAGGCCAGCTATTCCTTTCTGGAAAATTCAATGACAGTATTACTCAGTCAAGCTTTCAGTGTTCATTTGTGTTGTGTAGTGCTTTGAACTCTACATGAAAGCTAAGCAAAAAGATAATGCATGCTCCCCCTCCTCACTCCTCTTCGCATTTGTCAACACAAAAAGCTCAGCTTAGCATCTGCAACTTATGAAAAGTTCTAGTTCTTGTTGCCAGttacctttctttttcatttttttataggCTCTCCTAGAGGTATGTGCAGTATCTAATGTTAGAAATTTGTCCCCGAGATCTACATATGTGCCTTCCAACAGTAAGATGGCAGCTTACAGGAAAAAGGCCATTGTGGCAGTTACTCTTCCTTGCAAGCCTGGTACTTTAACCAGAGCTTTTCCTTCCAAGGGAGAGACTGATTTATTATGATGTaacaatcttttgttttcttaacttgtttgcagtttttctctatgtataaaaacaaaaatagaaacatgCATCCTCTAAGCCTGCCTTCTCTTCATTCCTGACCCTGCAAGAATCAAAATGCTGGTTTGGAATTACTCTGTTCAGAATCACGGCACACAGGGGTGTTTTAAACAGCTCCACTAAAGCAACGTGTGTGTGTAAATCAAAATTCACTCGAGTAAATTGTTGTACAAATAATGGTAAGTGGGTGCAGCTTGTAAGGAAGGGTAATGCAGAAGTAAACTCTCTCCTAAAGACAGAAGGCAAAACTCCGTGCACTGAGACAGAAAAATTTTTGACATTTGCTCAGATTTCTTGCTACTGCTCGATACACCAACTTCTGCTCCCCTCAATGGGAAGACTGAATGCCTGGCTTACCTGTATGTCTGATAGTAATAACCTTCTCATCACTGACTCATATGCTATGactgcagaaaagcaggacaACGTCTTGCCCAAAGATCATTAGAAAGATGTCTTGGGTTTAACGACTGTCCCTAAATAGTTTTTTCTCATCTTGCATACTCAGACTTGTAGCAAAGCACATTCTAGCTGAGATTAGTGGGGTTGGGAACTACACAGTAACTAGTATCTGGACAATATAGTAAAAGCAGAAATCAGAGGAATCCAACTCTCCACCCACACCCAAGATCAAAGCACTTTATTATTAcctcctttttcattattttatctaGGATGGCCAATATACTGCCAAGAGAGAGCAAAGTTTTGTCCTCTTTCACAAGGTCTGCATAACTGccactgtaaaataaattatatgaaGAAAAACTAGGTTAGAGGCAATAATGCATTCAAAGAGGACAACGATACCGCACTTTGCAGTTAGTACTGACAGGGTACATTTTGTGCAGGAGCTACACATTCATTCTCAAAACCCCAGCTTTAGCAGGAAGATGACAACACTGTTGCCTGACAGTCTGGAGCTCTCTAAACCTATCTCCATTctgcactggaaagaaaatagaaatgtctGACGATATTCAGGAAATAGAGTCCTGTCAAAATTAGACTTTCTAAGACAAAAAGTTGAGCTTCCCAAATCAGAccagtttggtatttttttcagctaaaaatgaACACAGAGCTTTAAGGCACCTTCCTAGCAAAATCTCTTTCTATATAAATACATTTGCACTAACTGTTCTATCCCCACTGAAATAGTTTTCTCAAAAAGTATTCTGATTAGTTCTTTAAAGGACTTCAAGGCTACGAGTGATAACCAACACCaattacttcatttttcaaaggGAGAAATTCTGTCTATAACTGAGTAGACTAAGGCCAAAAAGATGACAGTGTCAGAGACAGTCTGTGCAGAGGCCTCTCATCCTCATAATTACATTGAAAATTCAACAGATAGGACCAACCTAacaagagcttttatttcagttttgtccATTTCCTTCACCAAATGAACAGGTACAGGGAGTAAATGTGCTGAAACTTTAGCATCAGTTGTTGCTGTTTTGATGGGAGGCACAggaaatagaatatttttcatATGCAGTTCCAAAAACCTTTCTACTTTGACAGTTTCGTCATTGCTAGGCATCTTAGATTCATGTTCTGTGGAGGGATTTGTATTAGTCTTCTTTAGTAGGTGCGAACTGGTGCTCAGATTTTGTAAAAATGATGtgtctagaggaaaaaaaaaaagaggggtttcACATGTATTAATTCCTGAGCACTGTGTTAATATTTGGttaaatttatttacaaaacAGAGTACATCTGTAGTCATGGCATGTATATTTATTCCCATGCACTAGCTAAAATGTTTCCTGCCACAGATGTTATTTTTTAGTGCTGCTATGTTTGCTCCAATCTAGCAATTACGTTCATATTTTTGACACAGAAAACAGCATCCTCAAACAAAGGTATCAAAGCGCTTTTTGGTGGGATCACTGCTTCATCAGTCACTTGATGAATAACTGGTAGTTCAATTATTTTAACCCACTAGTATTAATCTTAATCATTTTGAATCGCTGTATAAATCCATTTACCAATCACATTCGCTTGAAGAAAGAGATGAGTAATTACCTTCATACATCAACCATTTCCAGTAGGGTTTATGTGCCGCTCTCACATTCTGAATAGATTCAATTGCACTACAAAAGAAACAGGATTAACAGTATCAGCACTaaagaaaatatatggaaaaacaaaaccaaaaaaccccaactgaatATGAACACCTTCTGTCTTTGCTCTGTCAGAGATTTTATCTACAGAATGTAAAGATGTAATTAGATTCACTCAAAAGCAAGACTATCTGTTCAGGAAGGTTCAGAGTGGGGCAGAAACCAAGTAAATCACATTCCTTACCATTCTTTGTGTTGAAATCTCTTTTTTATTATCACTGCTATTTTCAGCACTATAGGCAAATGGTCCTGTTACGCTAGCTATCATTCAAACATAAGTCAGGTCATGTTAAATCCAGAACACATTTTGTGTATGTGGAGATTATTTGCAAGGTGTTCAGGAGCTGGACTGATACAATGGATGAATACATAATCAACTCTCTGTTACCTCAGATGATAGCAACCCGAGATACTGCAGtctgtagagaagaaaaagaggtgatACAGGTACTATGGGATGTGCTAGAAGCAAAATAACCAGCTTTGCTTCATCAGTTTACCAAACCAAACTCTGCGCACAGCCTGCGTATATCTACACTGCTTCCTTGACTGATATGTGCTCCAAGTTTTAACTAACACAGCCAGCCAGTAGGTCCTGCCACCAAAACACGAGGAGCATTACTGCTGAAAAAAGGCATGGAACAACTGTTTAGGTGGGAGAGAGACTGGAGATGGAACACAGAGAGGTGGATATGGTACaaacaggcagagagaaagaCACTGTTTACACATGTGACAGAGAGATTCAGAGTGCTCTACTGGGTCAGATTCACCACTGTGCAAacttactgtctccaaaataagTTAGACCCTAAGTTTAATTATCTCAGTACAGCCCTACACAGTTGAATGCTTTCACACCCCAAGCCTTGATACTCCAAattccagaaacagaaggagTCATCAAGACTGGCTCTGCACAGCGTCAGCTCTCACTGGTGAGAGAGGTTAGCTCCAGCCATTGCTGTACTACAGCAACTGCAGCGGCTCTGGAGTTTGACGAACTAATACTTGCAACTACATACTTTCCCAAATACTGGCTGTTATTAACTAGCATTGCCTTGATCACAGCAAGACTATCTCAGCCTTGAGTGAGATGGATCTCCACAGGATAACAAGGCCCAAAGATAAATAGCATAAAATTATAAGCCATTAAGAAGTTTTCACAACTTGAAATCATTTCGGAAACAAAAGTATACAAAACCGTACCTTGGATGACTATTTTGGAAAGCAAGCTatccaaagcagaaaataatatattataaaGCACCATATTAAAACCTTGCTTCAGCAAAATGTTCAAAGCACGCGTCTTCAGTCTCTTTGATAAATACATGGGTTATTCTAAAATTCTTCATATGCTTACCTTAGGCAAGGTGCCATTTCTCCAGTTATTTGAGGTACAGGATCTCCAAGCAAAGTTTTTACAGTCATGCAGACTGATTCAGACAATGACTTTAAGTGGTATCCACcctagaaaaaaatactttgtgtcGCCTAAGGAACAAGTACTTGTAACATCTATCTGAACAGCATCATGGAAAACagattaaacttttaaaatatatctgaatTTACAGAAATGGAAGATGATACACAAGTGCATCTAAGTCAATGATTTTCAATATGAAAATAGTAAGTTAGAGGCTACTTGCTGAACTTCACTGGCATCCCATGATTCAACTCACTTTATCATGGTTCGATTCATTTCAGAAATCAAGTCATGACTTTGCCTTGAAAACCCTGGAAACACACGCCTTCTCCATTCCTATCCCTGATATGCCATCTTCAACAATTCTTGTGGAAGATTCCACAGAAGGCAAATACTATCACTGTCCTCTAAAACGTCTGTACAAGGGAAATCTCCTGCAGCCTGACATTTTTAAGATATGGTTGTCTATAACAACCTGCAGGAGAGAAGGATGACAGAAGAAAGGTCATGCAAAACAGATGGCAAGCAAATCAATTCATAAACAGTTCACTCTCTGAGACCTTGTTGGCAGTAGTATTTCTACACATTTATTTACCTGGAAAGCCACCATTTTTCTAACATGCAGCAGAAATAGGGAGTTGAAATCTAGATTTCAGAAGGAGGAAACATTTTCAATTGTTGAAAAAAACACACTCTTAAAAAAAGAGCTTGCATAgaagcttttaataaaaaaaaaaaaaaaaaaaaaaaagagggaatccAGTAAGGGCTCCATTACTAAGTAAGAGTATATTTAGGTTAAAGGTTTTTTAAACTCTCCTGAAGTAAGACATACTTGTAAAAACATTGGTAATGCAGCTTATTcactaaatgcattttaatgagtTTGTGACTGTCCAGAGCAGCAGACTAGTCACTGTTCACAAAAACTGAACATATCTGTGAAGGATATGGTTTTTTGAACAATGAGCATACGCTTCTCTGCTTCAaaaatgtaagttaaaaaaatcaggttttaagacatacatttcttttaaaggataGGAGCATTATCAAATCTTAGCCATTTTTGCAGTcctgattctaaaaaaaaaataaataagaagaataaATGATTTTGTTAAGAAGTTTTGCTTCCTAGCTTCTAGCTTGCCCTATATGGCTCTAATACAATGACCCTTCCCTTGGGAGTATGTTTCCATAGTCTTTACCTCTAGGATGACACACAGCTTTCCATTAGCTAACTGCATCAGGAAATGGGTAAGGTGGGCAAAAACCTCAGGAGTGGCATTCATCTGAccctaaaggaaagaaaaaatgttaagagCTAAAACGCTGAATAAAAAAACCATTGGTAACACTGTAACACTCCCCTCCCACCACCTTTACAATCTGAAATACATGACTTGGAATACTGGAACGTTTGCCTCTCATTGTAGCTAACAAAATGCTGAACCAACTGCTTTAAAGGAAGGTGCAAAAAACAACGCAGTAATTACACCTATGGATAATTTGCCTTTACATGTCTTCTTGTGGTATTTAATGAGCTGGGGTCAGTTTAAGGACTCAAACATGTATTTTTAGCTTGGTCAAAGTGAATTTCGCCTAGCCATCACAGGACATTTAAGAGGTAGGAATATTTTGTGAACAGATTCATGACTGACAGCAGAAAGGCGACAACAATTTACTTACTTCAGGGTCTCCAATTCCAGAATCATATCCAGAGGAGACAAGAATCAGTTCAGGATCAAACTGTTATAAAACAGAGAGAGTTGTAGCACATTCTTATGTCCTATTTTCAATTTTGTACTGGATTTCAACTGTATCATGTTCAGCTGTTTTTTCAGctagaatatgaaaaaaaataaagactctCCTTGAATAAAAACTAAGAATACCCTTTTACACTATTTTCATTCCTGCTAGAGAAGTTGCAGATTGATATTATTTAAAAGCTAACATTCCATAAATAATGATCAGGACATTCTTCATACCAGCAGAAATAATGTGTTAACTATGCTACTGGCAATTACTGCATTTCTACAAAATACTCAATGATACCTGCTTAAGAAGTACTTAGGAAGCAGTCTTTGGTTTTGCTATTCTAATAGCAGAGCAGTAAAAAATTACCTCAAAAGCCATTGGAAGCAACACATGGAAAAATGCAGCAAGATAATCTGAATTTCCCATCCCAACCTGCAAAATGTGAGAAATATATGTCACATTTTCATGTCGGAATAATAAATTTTCTAAGGTTCTTCAAGACTTTAGGGAACAAAAGTATCAAAAGTTAAAGATAAGGGAACTTTATGAAGTAAAGTAGAACAAACTCAATTTAAGTAAAGTGCATAAATATCCACCGTTTTTCTCATCTCCTGAAACACACTCTGTTTTGATGCCTAGgcaagatattaaagaaaaaaataagaatatatgcatgtttctctctccctctctttttttttttttaacattataatATTCTCAGCGATATTTCTTAGCAGACATTCCACTGACAGGAAGAAGG
Above is a window of Larus michahellis chromosome 1, bLarMic1.1, whole genome shotgun sequence DNA encoding:
- the HDAC10 gene encoding polyamine deacetylase HDAC10 isoform X3; this encodes MASGTALIYDEEMTTHKLLWSDPVCDIEVPERLSSSYEQLKCYHLVERCVHVPAREGSEEEILLVHSLEHLEVAKSTQTMNDEELKRVSGNYDAFFFHPNTYRCARLAVGATLQLVDAVMSGKVCNGMALVRPPGHHSQRNAANGFCLFNNVAIAAEYAKLKYGLQRILIVDWDVHHGQGIQYIFEEDPSVLYFSWHRYEHQEFWPSLKESNYDAVGLGKGEGFNINLPWNKVGMGNSDYLAAFFHVLLPMAFEFDPELILVSSGYDSGIGDPEGQMNATPEVFAHLTHFLMQLANGKLCVILEGGYHLKSLSESVCMTVKTLLGDPVPQITGEMAPCLSAIESIQNVRAAHKPYWKWLMYEDTSFLQNLSTSSHLLKKTNTNPSTEHESKMPSNDETVKVERFLELHMKNILFPVPPIKTATTDAKVSAHLLPVPVHLVKEMDKTEIKALVSGSYADLVKEDKTLLSLGSILAILDKIMKKEVCNGIVESPASSVAVALRHSVRLGFQRVLCIFVGDMQIIPNTEDGKILVIHICEKEQSGKSSSKHYISLNWKEDAEGNDFFSAVLGFILPVAYSYQPNLTVIAVGPNRSLGISEISLLFALLQGLAESRILAMIEEVGGCIQTSV
- the HDAC10 gene encoding polyamine deacetylase HDAC10 isoform X1; translation: MASGTALIYDEEMTTHKLLWSDPVCDIEVPERLSSSYEQLKCYHLVERCVHVPAREGSEEEILLVHSLEHLEVAKSTQTMNDEELKRVSGNYDAFFFHPNTYRCARLAVGATLQLVDAVMSGKVCNGMALVRPPGHHSQRNAANGFCLFNNVAIAAEYAKLKYGLQRILIVDWDVHHGQGIQYIFEEDPSVLYFSWHRYEHQEFWPSLKESNYDAVGLGKGEGFNINLPWNKVGMGNSDYLAAFFHVLLPMAFEFDPELILVSSGYDSGIGDPEGQMNATPEVFAHLTHFLMQLANGKLCVILEGGYHLKSLSESVCMTVKTLLGDPVPQITGEMAPCLSAIESIQNVRAAHKPYWKWLMYEDTSFLQNLSTSSHLLKKTNTNPSTEHESKMPSNDETVKVERFLELHMKNILFPVPPIKTATTDAKVSAHLLPVPVHLVKEMDKTEIKALVSGSYADLVKEDKTLLSLGSILAILDKIMKKEVCNGIVESPASSVAVALRHSVRLGFQRVLCIFVGDMQIIPNTEDGKILVIHICEKEQSGKSSSKHYISLNWKEDAEGNDFFSAVLGFILPVAYSYQPNLTVIAVGPNRSLGISEISLLFALLQGLAESRILAMIEDTERNLMQSLAKALVGASAPHFGVYVPPTQEKVNKIKILRDQFQQEWKMLQCSGKLSVFIFSS
- the HDAC10 gene encoding polyamine deacetylase HDAC10 isoform X2; translated protein: MASGTALIYDEEMTTHKLLWSDPVCDIEVPERLSSSYEQLKCYHLVERCVHVPAREGSEEEILLVHSLEHLEVAKSTQTMNDEELKRVSGNYDAFFFHPNTYRCARLAVGATLQLVDAVMSGKVCNGMALVRPPGHHSQRNAANGFCLFNNVAIAAEYAKLKYGLQRILIVDWDVHHGQGIQYIFEEDPSVLYFSWHRYEHQEFWPSLKESNYDAVGLGKGEGFNINLPWNKVGMGNSDYLAAFFHVLLPMAFEFDPELILVSSGYDSGIGDPEGQMNATPEVFAHLTHFLMQLANGKLCVILEGGYHLKSLSESVCMTVKTLLGDPVPQITGEMAPCLSAIESIQNVRAAHKPYWKWLMYEDTSFLQNLSTSSHLLKKTNTNPSTEHESKMPSNDETVKVERFLELHMKNILFPVPPIKTATTDAKVSAHLLPVPVHLVKEMDKTEIKALVSGSYADLVKEDKTLLSLGSILAILDKIMKKEVCNGIVESPASSVAVALRHSVRLGFQRVLCIFVGDMQIIPNTEDGKILVIHICEKEQSGKSSSKHYISLNWKEDAEGNDFFSAVLGFILPVAYSYQPNLTVIAVGPNRSLGISEISLLFALLQGLAESRILAMIEDTERNLMQSLAKALVGASAPHFGVYVPPTQEKVNKIKILRDQFQQEWKMLQCSVKDGISRN
- the HDAC10 gene encoding polyamine deacetylase HDAC10 isoform X4, coding for MMLFSFIRCNTYRCARLAVGATLQLVDAVMSGKVCNGMALVRPPGHHSQRNAANGFCLFNNVAIAAEYAKLKYGLQRILIVDWDVHHGQGIQYIFEEDPSVLYFSWHRYEHQEFWPSLKESNYDAVGLGKGEGFNINLPWNKVGMGNSDYLAAFFHVLLPMAFEFDPELILVSSGYDSGIGDPEGQMNATPEVFAHLTHFLMQLANGKLCVILEGGYHLKSLSESVCMTVKTLLGDPVPQITGEMAPCLSAIESIQNVRAAHKPYWKWLMYEDTSFLQNLSTSSHLLKKTNTNPSTEHESKMPSNDETVKVERFLELHMKNILFPVPPIKTATTDAKVSAHLLPVPVHLVKEMDKTEIKALVSGSYADLVKEDKTLLSLGSILAILDKIMKKEVCNGIVESPASSVAVALRHSVRLGFQRVLCIFVGDMQIIPNTEDGKILVIHICEKEQSGKSSSKHYISLNWKEDAEGNDFFSAVLGFILPVAYSYQPNLTVIAVGPNRSLGISEISLLFALLQGLAESRILAMIEDTERNLMQSLAKALVGASAPHFGVYVPPTQEKVNKIKILRDQFQQEWKMLQCSVKDGISRN